In Tessaracoccus sp. MC1865, the DNA window GAACACCGGCGCGTTGCCGGCGACCGCCTCCAGTTCGGCCTGGTCGGGGCCGGTCCCGTACAGGTCCAGCCGCACCGGATGGCCCCTCCGGTGCAGTTCGACGACGGTGGCCACGGCCAGCTGGGGGCTCTTCTCGTGGGAGAGCCTGCCCACGTAACAGAACTTGAGCACGCCGTCGTCGGCCGGTTCGCCCTTGTCGGGGTGGAACGTCTCCAGGTCCACGCCAAGCGGCACGAGCGCCAGGTTGGCGCCGGTGTCGGCGAACTCCTCCTCGGCGAAGCGGCTGGTGACCACGACGGAGTCGAAGTTGCGGGACAGCCGGCGGTTCAGCCCACCGACGATGGTCTCGACGCCGAAGCTGGAGCGCACGAACATCGCGAGCATGTCGGACAGCCGCTCATGGCTGAAGAGCACGGAGCCGACGCTGCGCTTGGCGGCCCAGTTCGCCGCCGGCGAGAGGGTCCACTTGTCCGACACCTCGATGGAGGTGGGCCGGAACCTGTCCAGCACGTCGAGCACCCGCCAGGGTTGGAAGATCATGCGGTACTGCTCGGTGACCTTGGGGGCGCGGACCTGCACGAGGATGCCGGCCTCGGTCTCGAGGATCTGGTCCTTCTCCCCCGGCGCGACGAAGATACGCGTGTGCCCGGCGTCGACGTAGCCCTGGCCCAGGGTTTCGATGACCACCTTCATACCCCCAGACGTGGGGCCGACGAAGTTGGCCAGCTGGGCGATGCGCATTGCCCTACCGTACCCATTCTGTGGGGCGAGAGCTCCCAGTGGACGAGGGACTGAGCCTGAGCGTCAGTCGAGCAGCGTGCGGTCCGACAGGCTGGCGCCCTTGATCTTGGCGAACTCCTGCGTGAGCTGCTCGGCCGTGATCGACTTCTTTGCCTCGTCATCGACCTCGAGGACGATGCGGCCCTCGTGCATCATGATCAACCTGTTGCCCAGCTCGATGGCCTGGTGCATGTTGTGGGTGACCATCAGGGTGGTCAGCCGATGGCGCTCCACGGCCTCGCCTGTCAGGCGGGTGATCAGGGCGGCGCGCGCCGGATCCAGCGCGGCCGTGTGTTCGTCGAGGAGAAGGATGGCCGGTTGCGCATAGGTGGCCATCAGCAGGCTGAGTGCCTGGCGCTGGCCGCCCGACAGCATGCCCACGCGCATGTCGAGGCGGTTCTCCAACCCGAGTTCCAGCGTGGTGAGGGCCTCCTTGAAGACCGCGCGCTTGGGGCTGGTGACGGCCATCCGCAGACCGCGCTTGCGGCCACGCTCGAACGCGATGGCCAGGTTCTCCTCGATGGTGAGGTGGGGCGAGGTGCCGGCCATGGGGTCCTGGAAGACGCGCGCGACCCACTTGGCCCTCTGGTGTTCCGGGGTGCGGCTGACGTTCTTGCCGTCGATCGTCACCGTGCCGCCGTCCACGGGGTACCGCCCGGAGACCACGTTGAGCATGGTGGACTTACCGGCGCCGTTGGAGCCGATGACGGTGACGAAGTCTCCCTCGTGGAGGGTGAGGTTGATGGCGTCCAGCGCGACCCGCTCGTTGACGGTGCCGGGGAAGAAGCGCTTCGTGACTGAGGCGAGTTCGAGCATCAGGCGACTCCTGCCTCTGCGGCCTGACGACGACGGCGTTGGCGGCGCAGTTTCTTGAGGGGACCCCACTGCGGCAGCACCAGGGCGAGCACGACGAGCACCGCCGAGATGAGCTTCATGTCGTTGGGGTTGAAGCCGTTGTTGAGGGCGATCTGGATGACGCCACGGTAGATGACCGAGCCGAGGGCTGCGGCCAGCACGGCCTGCCACACTGCGGTCATCCCGAAGATGGCCTGGCCGACGATGACCGAGGCCAGGCCTGCGACGATGAGGCCGATACCCATGGAGATGTCCGAGAAGCCCTGGTACTGCGCCACGAGCGCGCCACAGAGGGCCACCATGCCGTTGGAGATCATCAGGCCGACGATCTTGGTGACGCCGGTGTTGATGCCCTGCGAACGGGCCATCATCTCGTTGTCGCCGGTGGCGCGGATGGACACACCGAAGCTGGTGCCGAGGAACCAGTAGACCACCAGCCCGACGAGGAGCACGACGACGCTGAACGCCGCCACCGACATCCAGGTGCCGAGCAGCCGTTCGCCCCGGAACCAGCTGAACAGCGTGTCGGTGCGCAGCAGCGGCACGTTGGCCCGGTTGCCCATGATGCGCAGGTTGATGGAGTAGAGCGCGATCTGGGTCAGGATTCCTGCCAGCAGGGGGTTGATGTTGCCCCAGACGTGGAGCAGCCCGGTGATGGCGCCGGCGAGCATGCCGGCGACCATCCCGGCGATCATCGCGGCCCAGACCGGCACCCCGTTCACGAGCAGGATGGCGCACGTGGCGGCACCTGTCGTGAACGAACCGTCCACCGTCAGGTCAGGGAAATCCAGGACCCGGTAGGTGAGGTAGACGCCCAACGCCATGATGGCGTAGAGCAGGCCGATCTCGAGCGCGATGATCATCTAGGTACTCAGAACTTCTTGGTTGCGCGGTCGACGACCGCCTGGGGCAGTTCGATGCCCTGGGCTGCGGCCGCCTCTTCGTTGACGAACAGGTCGAACTGCTTCTGCGTCTCGACCGGGATGTCGGAGGCGGGAGTGCCCTCGAGCATCTTGATCAGCACGGCGGCGGCGTCCTTGCCCTGCTGGATGTAGTTCACCGAGAGCCCGGCGGTGGCGCCACGCTCCATCGTCGACTCGTCCGAGGCGAAGACGGGGACGGACTTCTGTTCGGCCACCTGCACGAGGGACTCGGCGGCGGAGACGACGGTGTTGTCGGTGGGGATCAGGTAGGCGTCGACGTCGAGGGATTCGGCGGCCTGCTGCACCTCGGCGGAGTTGGTGACGGTGGCCGTCTTGATCTCCATGCCACGGGATTCGGCGGCCTTCTCGGCCTCAGCCACCTGGACCTCCGAGTTGACCTCACCGGAGGAGTACACGATACCGACGGTGACGGCCTCGGGCAGGATCTCCTTGATGAGGTCGAGCTGCGCGTCCATGGGGTTGAGGTCCGAGACGCCGGTGATGTTGGCGTCCGGGGCGTCCCAGTCCTGCATGAGGCCGGCGGCGACCGGATCAGTGACGGCGGCGAAGGCGATCGGCTTGTCCGTGATCACGTTGGCCAGTGCCTGGGCGGTGGGGGTCGCGATGGCGAGGTAGCCGTTGAAGTCCGAGCTGGCGAACGTGTTGGCGATGCTCGTGAGCGTCGACTGGTCGCCCTGGGCGTTCTGCAGGTCGATGGTGAGGTTCTCGCCCTCCGTGTAACCGGCCTCCGCCATGGCTTCCTTGAAGCCGTCTGCGACGGCGTCGAGCGCCGGGTGGGAGACGATGGTGGCGATGCCGATCTTGTAGGACTCCGTGGAGCCCTCCTCTGCGGCGCCACAGCCGGTCAGTGCGAGCGCGGCGATGGTGCCGAGCGCGACAACCTTGAGTTTCATGTTTCTCCTTGCGCGAAAGGGTGAGTGCCTGTAAAGCGTAGGCTTCCGCGGCGCCGCTGGGCGCCGGCGTCCACCCCTCAGTACGTGGTGGCGGCTTCGTCGATGACTGCCTTGGGGATGGTCACGCCCATCCGCTCAGCGGCGGCGGGGTTGACCACGGTCTCCAGGGATTCCTGCAGCTGGACGCTGGTGTCGCCCGGCTCCCCTCCCTTGAGGAGTTCGACGATCATCTTGGCTGTCTGCAGACCCTGCGCCTTGTAGTCGGTCGAGAGTGCCGCGGCCGCGCCGCGCTCCACCGAATCAGGATCCGAGCTGACCAGCAGGGACTGCTTCTGTTCGGCCACCTGCACCATGGACTCCATCGCCGAGACGACGGTGTTGTCGACGAGCGTGAAATAGGCGTCGACGTCCAGCGACTCAGCGGCCTGCTGCACCTCGGAGGAGTTCTGGATGGTGACGGTCTTGACCTCGACCCCGAGTTCCCTGCCCGCCTCCATGGCCTTCTCGGCCTGCACCTGGGCGTTGACCTCGGAGGCCGAGTAGACGATCCCCACGGATTCGACGGTGGGGTCGATGTCGAGGATCAGCTTCAACTGCTGGTCGGTGGGCAACTGGTCGGAAGTGCCCGTGACGTTGCCGCCCGGCTTCTCCATCGAATCCACCAGGCCCGCGGCGACCGGATCCGTCACGGACGCGAACACGATGGGCCGGTCCTGGATCACCTGCGCCATGGCCTGGGCCGGCGGCGTGGCGATCGCCACGAACAGGTCGTGCTTGGAGGCGGCGTAGGTGTTGGCGATGTTGGTCAGAGTGGCCTGGTCGCCCTGGGGATTCTGGAACTCGAGGGTGAGGTTCTCCCCCTCGACGTAACCTGCCTCGGCGAGGCCCTCCTTCACGCCCTCCCAGATGAGGTCCAGCGACGGGTGGGAAACGATGGTCACTCCACCGATCGACACCTCGTCCGGGGCGCTCTGTTGCGCGCCGCAGCCAGTGAGCAGCAGGGCGGCGACAGCCGCACCTGCAAGAACTCGTCGCAGCATCTGGTCTCTCCTCTGAACGGCCAAAACTAACGAAACCCTAGCGGTGAAACAGAAGGGGCCCCACGACGGGGGCCCCTTCCGGATGGTGTCACTTGGACTCTGCAGCGTCCTCGTCAGCAGCCGTCTCGTCGGCCGCGGCGGGCGACTCCTCGGTCTCGGCGACCTCGTCGGTTTCGGCGACCTCTTCAGTCTCCTCAACCTCTGCGGTCTCCTCGGCCTTGGGCTCCTCGGCCGGTGCGGCCTTGGGCGCCTTGGCCTTCGGGGCCACGGCCTCGGTGATCAGTTCGATCACTGCCATGGGGGCGTTGTCGCCCTTGCGGGGGCCGATCTTGGTGATGCGGGTGTAGCCACCGTTGCGGCCCTCGAAGGTGGGGGCGATCTCGTCGAAGAGACGACGCACGACGTCGACGTCGGTGACCGACTGCAGCACCAGGCGACGGTTGTGCAGGTCACCGCGCTTGGCCTTGCTGATCAGACGCTCGGCAACCGGCTGCAGCAGCCGGGCACGGGTCTCGGTGGTGGTGATTCGGCCGTGCTCGAAGAGCTGGGTGGCCAGGTTGCGCAGGATGTGGCGCTGATGGGTCGGGCTACCGCCCAGACGGGCACCCTTGGTCGGCTTAGGCATTGATCAATTCTCCAGTGTGAGTAGCGGTGTGGGCGGTCAGTACTGCTCGGTTTCGGCGAAGTCAGCGTCTTCGTCGTTGTCCTCGTCGTAGCGCTCGATGGCCTGCAGCGGGTCGAAGCCCGGGTGCGAGTCACGCAGCGACAGGCCGAGGTTGGCGAGGGTCTCGCGAACCTCGTCGATCGACTTGCTGCCGAAGTTGCGGATGTCGAGCAGATCCTCTTCGCTGCGGGCCACGAGCTCACCCACGGTGTGGATGCCCTCGCGCTTGAGGCAGTTGTAGGAGCGGACCGACAGTTCCAGATCCTCGACAGGGAGGTTCAACGACTCGGCGATCTGCTCGTCGACGGGCGACGGGCCGATCTCGATGCCTTCGGCGTCCACGTTCAGCTCGCGGGCAAGGCCGAACAGCTCGACGAGGGTGGTGCCGGCCGAAGCGACGGCGTCACGCGGCGTCATCGACGGCTTGGTCTCGACGTCGACGATGAGACGGTCGAAGTCGGTGCGCTGGGCGACGCGGGTGGCCTCGACCTTGTAGGTGACCTTGAGCACCGGCGAGTAGATGGAGTCGACCGGGATGCGGCCGATCTCTGAATCGGGATCCTTGTTCAGCACTGCGCTGACGTAGCCACGGCCGCGTTCGACAACGAGTTCCATCTCGAGCTTGCCGGTCTCGTTGAGAGTGGCGATGTGCAGCTCGGGGTTGTGGATCTCGACGCCTGCCGGGGGCTGGATGTCACCGGCGGTGACGGACCCGGCACCTGCCTTGCGGAGGTACATGACGACGGGCTCGTCCTCCTCCGAGGAGATCACGAGGCCCTTGAGGTTCAGGATGATCTCGGTGACGTCCTCGACGACGCCCTCCACCGTGGAGAACTCGTGCTGGTTGCCTTCGATCTTGATGCTGGTGACCGAGGCACCCGGGATGGACGACAACAGGGTGCGACGCAGCGAGTTGCCGAGCGTGTAGCCGAAGCCGGGCTCGAGGGGCTCGATGACGAACCGGGACCGGTGGTCCGAGACAACCTCTTCCGTGAGGCCCGGGCGCTGTGCGATGAGCATGGTGTTTCCTCCCCGCGCCGACCGCTATATGAGGGCGCGAAATAGTGCTGAGCCCGACCGTCGGGCCCAGCGCCCCGCCCGGAGCGAGCCGGACGGGGCGGTGGTGGGGCACAAGGCCCCGACGGATCACTTCGAGTAGAGCTCGACGATCATCTGCTCCTGGACATCGACCACGATCTGCTCGCGGACGGGGAGCTGGTGCACGAGGATGCGCATCCGGTTGGGACGAGCCTCCAGCCATGCGGGAACCGAACGCTCGCCGTGCGTCTCACGGGCGATGACGAACGGGGTCAGGTTCAGCGACTTCTCAGCCACGTCGATGATGTCCTTGGCGCGGACACGGTACGACGGGATGTTGACGCGCCCACCGTTGACCAGGAAGTGGCCGTGGACGACGAGCTGACGGGCCTGACGACGCGTCGAAGCGAAGCCGGAGCGGTACACGACGTTGTCGAGACGCGACTCCAGGATCTGCAGCAGGCGGTCACCGGTCTTGCCGGGGTGACGGTCGGCTTCTTCGTAGTAGCGACGGAACTGCTTCTCGAGGACGCCGTAAGCGAAGCGCGCCTTCTGCTTCTCACGAAGCTGCAGCGAGTATTCGGAGTCCTTCGTGCGACCGCGGCCGTGCTGACCCGGAGGGTACGGACGACGCTCGAAGGCCTTGTCGTTGCCGACAAGGTCAGTCCCGAGTCGACGGGACTTCTTGGTGATCGGGCCGGTATAACGAGCCATAATGTATTAGTCCTATTCTCTCTCGGGCCGGATCAGACGCGACGGCGCTTCGGCGGACGGCAGCCGTTGTGCGGTGTGGGGGTCACGTCGGAAATGGCGCCGACCTCCAGGCCGACGGCACCGAGCGAACGGATAGCGGTCTCGCGGCCCGAGCCCGGGCCCTTGACGAACACGTCGACGCGCTTCATGCCGTGCTCCATGGCACGACGACCAGCGGCCTCGGCGGCCATCTGAGCGGCGAACGGGGTCGACTTACGCGAGCCCTTGAAGCCGACGGTGCCGGCGGAGGCCCACGAAATCACATTGCCCGTGGGGTCGGTGATCGAGATGATGGTGTTGTTGAAGGTGCTCTTGATGTGCGCCTGACCGGCGAGCACGTTCTTCTTTTCCTTGCGGCGGCCCTTGGTCTTGGCGCCGGCCTTGCGGCTTGCAGTAGCCATATGTTCTTAAGTCTCCTTGAGTCCTTGAGAGGAGGCGCTCGACCCGGAGGTCAGCGTGCCTTCTTCTTGCCAGCGACGGCCTTCTTCTTGCCCTTGCGGGTGCGGGCATTGGTGCGGGTGCGCTGACCACGAACCGGAAGGCCGCTGCGGTGGCGACGGCCCTGGTAGTTACCGATCTCGACCTTGCGGCGGATGTCGGCGGCAGTGCTACGACGGAGGTCACCCTCGATCTCGTAGCTGCCTTCGATGTGGTCGCGCAGCGCGACGAGCTGGTCGTCGGTCAGCTGGTGGACGCGGAGATCGCCGGAGACCCCAGTCGCGGCGAGGGTTTCGGCGGCGCGGGTACGGCCGATGCCGAAGATGTAGGTGAGTGCGACCTCGAGGCGCTTTTCGCGCGGCAGGTCAACACCAACTAGGCGTGCCATCAGGCGGTTTCCTTTCCTATGCGAAGGTGTGGGCGTGACGCGTCCCCGCCGCCTATGGCGCTCGGCTCGAGCACCGACGGGGCCTTGGCCTTCGTCCAAGGGTGGTCGATCCCGCTGGGGGATCTAGCTATCACGTTGTTTCAGTTGTCAGGCGGAACCAGGCCTGGGCCCTCGTCCGCGGTGGCCTGTGATCAGCCCTGGCGCTGCTTATGGCGCGGGTTGTCGCAGATCACCATCACACGACCGTGCCGGCGGATGACCTTGCACTTGTCGCAGATCTTCTTGACGCTCGGCTGAACCTTCATTCGAGCAACCTTTTCAATCGGCGACTGGGAGCGCAGGGCGCGCCCAATCTTGCGGTGGATGAGCTTGGTCGAAGTGGCCACGGGCACGCGGGCGCGCACGGGCATTGACGACCGAGGAGCAACTTTACGCTAGGCGTGCGTGGAAGGCAAAAGCACGCCCACGGCCCACCTCGGTGCGGGCAGCTGAGCAACTCGCCGGTATCCAAAATAGAAAGCGCCGCCGGCCCACGGGGGACCAGGCAGCGCTCGAGAGGGTGCGGCACTAGCCGCAGGTCTCACTTGTGTCGGTAGACGATGCGGCCGCGGGTGAGGTCGTAGGGCGACAACTCCACGACGACGCGGTCCGACGGCAGGATGCGGATGTAGTGCTGCCGCATCTTGCCACTGATCGTGGTCAACACCTTGTGGCCGTTGGCCAGTTCGACGCGGAACATCGCGTTGGGCAGGGCCTCGACCACGGTGCCCTCGAGTTCGAGAGCTCCCTCTTTCTTCGCCATAAACTCTCTTCTGTTCGCACCGGGCGCTCTGAGCGCGCGCCGGATGATACTGCAATCGGCAAGTTTACGCCCACAGTGGCCGCTCGCCAAACGGCGGGCCACACCCGCCGCCCCACTAGCCTGTCCCCATGGCATATTTCGCAGTCCGTTACAGCTACTCCGACGACGCAGCCGAGCTCGACAGGGTGCGCCCCAGCCACCGGGAGTTCCTGACCTCCCTGGCTGCCGGCCCACTGGAGGCCAGTGGCCCGTTCGTCGGTGCCGCGCACCCCAGCGCAATGCTCCTCCTCAAGGCCGGATCCGCGGACGAGGTGGCGTCGGCCCTCGACGCCGACCCCTTCTGGGAGGCCGGCCTCATCGCCGAGCGCCTCGTCGAGGAATGGAATCCCATCATCGGCGTGTTCGCGGACAACTGAGTGGTCAGTTGACGCAGAACGCCGCGGGGGTCGCGATGCTCGCAGGCCAACTCTCCCCAGCAGGAACTCCTAGGCGACCTGGTCGTCCGGCACGGCCCAGGTGTTGCAGTCGTTCATGGTGGCCGCGTAGAGGCCCCGGGTGCCCCAGTACAGCAGCGACTCTCGTGAGCCGTGCACCCCGTCGGCACGCATCGTCTCGAGGCGCTCCATCCAGGACTCGTACTGTTCCTGCCCGAAGCTGAACGCGCTGTTGTGCCGGGTCATCGCGGCGGACCAACAGGTGGCCTGCAGCTCCGCGCGCCGCTCCAGCACGGGGGTGTTGGCCAACGCAGTCTTGGCCCGGGTGATGCCTGCCAGGCTCTGCAGGTGGTGTCCGTACTCGTGGTTGACCATCTCGTTGACCGACAGGTCCCAGGTGCGCGCCATGTCGAAGTGCCGGGCACCGAAGTGGACGCTGCCGCCCCCGGCCGAACAGTAGAACGCGGGCGCCTCCAGGTAGCCGCAGGCGCTGTCGTCACCCTCGCCGGCGAAGAACTGGACGCCCGGCGCCGTCGTCAGCCAGCCCAACTGCTGGAAGGTGGGCACCCAGGAGCGATGCACGCAGAACCACTGGTCGCGAACCGCAGCCTCCCACTCCGCCTCGTCGCGGACGGTCTTCGGGGTGGCGCAGTGTTCCAGCGTGGCCGGCGCCAGCGCGTTCAGGGTGGTGACCTGCGCGTCGTAGAGCGGCGACAACGGGTCTGGGCCCGGCAACGGCTCCCAGGTCTGCTCGGGCAGCTCCCACTCCCCCGGCCCGGCCCCCGGCGCTGGGACCTGCTCGCCCCCGGCAGGGGCTGGTCCGGCATCGGGAGCGCCCTCCAGGTTCATGCTGACGATGACGAGGGACAGCGACAGCACGAGCGTGGTGACCACAGCGACGAGCGTGGTGCGCCCCAACCGGAATCGAGGCCTGGGCCGCCGGGGGCGGACGGTGTGGGATGAAGTGCGCATCCGTCACTCCCCCCGTCGGCTGCACTGCACGTGCAGGAAGTATCTCAGAAGATCAGCACGAGCAGGATGATCAACACCGCTACCAGGGCCACGCCCACGACGCCCACCATCATCGCGGCGGGCACCAGGCTGCGCGACTGCGCGATCTGTCCTGCCGGAACCCCGCCCTGCTCCACGATGGCGGGCACTTGGGCAGCGGCTGCGGGCAGCTTCTCCATCACCGGGACCAGGTCGCCGAGGGTGCGCGCGTCGTAGACCACGTCCATGGCGGTCGAGTACTCGTCGTGGGTGAGACGTCCGTCGGCGAACGCATCGTTGAGCCGCTGGGTGATGGAGGCGCGCTCCGTCTCGTCGATGGGGTCGCCTGGGCGTTGCAGGTACTTCGAGCTCGGTGGCAGCGGCATGAGGACAATCATAGGCCGCTGAAGGAGCGGCTCAGTCGGACAGCGGGCCGAACAGATCGCCGAGCCGGGAGGCCCCGCCGTCATGCTCTGTAAGCACCCAGATGCCGTGCTCTGTGAGCGCCACGGTGTTCTCCCAGTGGGAGCCGTTCGAGCCGTCGCGGCTGACGACAGTCCAGTCGTCGTCGAGCTCGAGGGTCTGGTGCGTGCCGGTGGTCAGCATGGGTTCGATGGCCAGCGCCATACCCACCGACAACCTGGGAGTGGGCCTACGGCGGTGCCAGTTGGGCACGTCCGGGTCCATGTGCATCTCCGAGCCGATGCCGTGGCCGGTGTACTCCCGTAGCGTGCCGTAGTGCGTGGGGAGGCTCTTGACGTAGCCCTCGATGGCCTTGGAGACGTCGCCCACCCGGCCGCCGTCGCGCATCGCCCTGGCGCCGGCCCAGAAGGCCTCGCGGGTGGCGTCGATGAGGGCTTCGTCCTCCGCCGTGCCGGACCCGACGATGATGGTGCGAGCCGCGTCGCCGTGCCAGCCCTCCACGATGGCGCCGAAGTCGATGGAGACCACGTCGCCGTCCTGCAGCACCCTGTCACCGGGGATGCCGTGGACCAGTTCGTTGTTGGTGGAGATGCACGCCACGCCCGGGAACGGGGTGCCGTAATCGCCGTAGCCCAGGAAGGAGGACTCCGCCCCATGGCGGGCCAGCACCTCGCGGCCCACCGCGTCGACCTCGGCCGTCGTGACCCCGACGGTGGCGGCCGCCACCATGGCGTCGAGGCCTTCGGCGACCACCAGACCGGCCCTGCGCATGAGGCGCAGCTCGTCGGCCGACTTCAGTTCGATCATGCTCACCGGCGGCTGAGGTGCAGGTCGAGTTCGTCAAACATGCGCTGCTGCACTTCCTCGACAGTGCCGGTGCCCTCGATGTCCACGAGGAGGCCCTTCGACTCGTAGTGGAACAACAGCGGAGCCGTCTGGCCGGCGTAGACCTCCATGCGGCGACGGATGGTGTCGGCGTTGTCGTCCGCCCGGCCCTCCTTGGCCGCCCGGGCCAAGAGCCGTTCGACGAGCGCCTCAGGCTCGACGTGTAGCGATACCACCGCGTCGAGTTGCTGGCCCTGCTCCGAGAGGTAGCGGTCCAGGAAGTACACCTGATGCATGGTGCGGGGGAACCCGTCCAGCAGGAAGCCGGGCTCGCAATCCGGCTGCGCGAGCCGATCGGCGACGATCTGCTCAGTCATGTCGTCGGGTACGTACTCGCCCGCGTCGATGATCTCCTTGACCTTGATGCCGAGCGGCGTCTGGTTCTTGATGTTGAACCGGAAGATGTCGCCGGTGGAGATCGCAGGGACACCGTAGCGGTCGGCCAGCGCTGTTGCCTGCGTGCCTTTCCCCGCGCCTGGGGCACCCATGATCAGCAGTTTCACCGCAGGAAGCCCTCATAGTTGCGCTGCTGGAGCTGGCTCTCGATCTTCTTGACCGTGTCCAAGGCTACGCCGACGATGATCAGGATGGAGGTACCGCCGAAGGGGAAGTTCTGCTGGGCGCCCACTGCCATGAAGGCGATGGTGGGGATGAGGGCGATGGTGGCCAAGTAGAGCGAGCCGGGCGCCGTCAGACGCGAGAGCACGTAGGCCAGGTAGCGCTCCGTCGGCTTGCCGGCGCGGATGCCCGGGATGAAGCCGCCGTACTTCTTCATGTTGTCCGAGACCTCTTCAGGGTTGAAGGTGATCGACACGTAGAAGTAGCAGAACGCGACGATGAGCACGAACTGGACCAGGTTGTAGACCCACGAGTACATGCCCGTGCCGGTGAAGTTGGCCTGGATCCACTGGGAGACGCCGCTCTCCGGCCGGAAGGTGGCGTAGAGGACGGGCAGGTACATGATCGACGAGGCGAAGATGACCGGGATGACGCCGGACTGGTTGACCTTCAGCGGGATGTAGGTGGTGGAGCCGCCGACGAGGCGACGACCGACCATGCGCTTGGCGTACT includes these proteins:
- a CDS encoding neutral zinc metallopeptidase — translated: MRTSSHTVRPRRPRPRFRLGRTTLVAVVTTLVLSLSLVIVSMNLEGAPDAGPAPAGGEQVPAPGAGPGEWELPEQTWEPLPGPDPLSPLYDAQVTTLNALAPATLEHCATPKTVRDEAEWEAAVRDQWFCVHRSWVPTFQQLGWLTTAPGVQFFAGEGDDSACGYLEAPAFYCSAGGGSVHFGARHFDMARTWDLSVNEMVNHEYGHHLQSLAGITRAKTALANTPVLERRAELQATCWSAAMTRHNSAFSFGQEQYESWMERLETMRADGVHGSRESLLYWGTRGLYAATMNDCNTWAVPDDQVA
- a CDS encoding DUF1707 domain-containing protein translates to MPLPPSSKYLQRPGDPIDETERASITQRLNDAFADGRLTHDEYSTAMDVVYDARTLGDLVPVMEKLPAAAAQVPAIVEQGGVPAGQIAQSRSLVPAAMMVGVVGVALVAVLIILLVLIF
- the map gene encoding type I methionyl aminopeptidase; the encoded protein is MIELKSADELRLMRRAGLVVAEGLDAMVAAATVGVTTAEVDAVGREVLARHGAESSFLGYGDYGTPFPGVACISTNNELVHGIPGDRVLQDGDVVSIDFGAIVEGWHGDAARTIIVGSGTAEDEALIDATREAFWAGARAMRDGGRVGDVSKAIEGYVKSLPTHYGTLREYTGHGIGSEMHMDPDVPNWHRRRPTPRLSVGMALAIEPMLTTGTHQTLELDDDWTVVSRDGSNGSHWENTVALTEHGIWVLTEHDGGASRLGDLFGPLSD
- a CDS encoding adenylate kinase, which translates into the protein MKLLIMGAPGAGKGTQATALADRYGVPAISTGDIFRFNIKNQTPLGIKVKEIIDAGEYVPDDMTEQIVADRLAQPDCEPGFLLDGFPRTMHQVYFLDRYLSEQGQQLDAVVSLHVEPEALVERLLARAAKEGRADDNADTIRRRMEVYAGQTAPLLFHYESKGLLVDIEGTGTVEEVQQRMFDELDLHLSRR